Genomic window (Marinobacter fonticola):
ATGCCCGATCGTCTCCCCGTAAAGCCAGATACAGCAGCGGGCCGGCCGAAACGAATACTGCGGTTAACACGAAAAATGGAGCGATATACAGCATCCCCTTACCCCGGCTTTTCGCATCCTGATACATCCAGATACAGCCCAAGACCGCGAATATATAAAGATCGATAACGACCTGGGCCGTGTCCGGACTGGACATTAACGCCATACCAAACGCGAGGAGCGATTGCTCTGCGCCTGCCATTACCCAGAAGGGGTAAGCCATGAATGCACAGAAAACAACAAGAGGGAGGGGTGAGATTCTCATGATCGTCCTTGGTTGTGAGTAAACAATGACCCGGGGCTCAATCTAGAGCGCTAGAGCCAGGCGAAGCTACCGGTCATTAAACCCGTTTTTCGCAACAATTGCTTCCATGCATGCCTCAATAAGAGACACTCGGAACTAGGAATTTCGGATTTCGAATTGCTTGGCGCCGGAAAAATGAAGACGGTTCTCAGTCGTTTGCCGCGGTCGGAAGCTGGCTGAACCT
Coding sequences:
- a CDS encoding DUF2834 domain-containing protein, with translation MRISPLPLVVFCAFMAYPFWVMAGAEQSLLAFGMALMSSPDTAQVVIDLYIFAVLGCIWMYQDAKSRGKGMLYIAPFFVLTAVFVSAGPLLYLALRGDDRACSPSSSQKAGWPSS